TTCCCGCCGGAAGATTAGCATAGCCCTGAAAGATTCATTCCAAACTTAGTATGACAACTTAACCGGGAAACTTAATAAAACGACTAGCTAGAAAATGTTAACCTGCTGCATGATCTTAGCGAATTCGGAGCAAAGAGCTTTACGACCAGAGTCATCGAGAGTTTTGTCGAGCATTATATCCTGAAGTGCCACGAGCGTTGTTTCAAGCATGTCTAACCCGGC
Above is a window of Camelina sativa cultivar DH55 unplaced genomic scaffold, Cs unpScaffold08133, whole genome shotgun sequence DNA encoding:
- the LOC104775049 gene encoding homeobox-leucine zipper protein ATHB-9-like, whose amino-acid sequence is MLETTLVALQDIMLDKTLDDSGRKALCSEFAKIMQQGYANLPAGICVSSMGRPVSYEQATVWKVVDDNESNHCLAFILVNWSFV